The following are encoded together in the Glycine max cultivar Williams 82 chromosome 8, Glycine_max_v4.0, whole genome shotgun sequence genome:
- the LOC100812978 gene encoding spermidine synthase isoform X1, whose product MADESVVESPVKRQRDDGEENGVSVSMDAEGGKDPLSNGLSSVIPGWFSEISAMWPGEAHSLKVEKILFQGKSEYQNVMVFQSSTYGKVLVLDGVIQLTERDECAYQEMITHLPLCSIPNPKKVLVIGGGDGGVIREVARHSSVEKIDICEIDKMVVDVSKQYFPDVAVGYDDPRVTLHIGDGVAFLKEVPEGTYDAVIVDSSDPIGPAQELFEKPFFASVAKALCPGGVVCTQAESIWLHMDIIEDIVANCRQIFKGSVNYAWTTVPTYPSGMIGFMLCSTEGPPVDFKHPVNPIDENESQKSVRPLKFYNSEIHTAAFCLPSFAKRKISSKAN is encoded by the exons ATGGCTGATGAGAGCGTTGTTGAGTCCCCAGTGAAGAGGCAGAGAGATGATGGTGAAGAAAATGGTGTCTCTGTTTCCATGGACGCGGAGGGTGGCAAAGACCCTCTTAGTAACGGTTTATCATCTGTGATTCCTGGGTGGTTCTCTGAAATCAGTGCAATGTGGCCTG GAGAGGCTCACTCCTTGAAGGTGGAAAAGATTTTGTTTCAAGGAAAGTCAGAATACCAAAATGTCATGGTCTTCCAG TCATCAACATATGGCAAGGTTCTTGTTTTGGATGGAGTAATTCAGCTAACAGAAAGGGATGAATGTGCCTACCAAGAAATGATCACTCATCTTCCTCTTTGCTCTATTCCAAACCCTAAAAAG GTTTTGGTTATCGGTGGAGGTGATGGAGGGGTCATACGAGAAGTAGCACGCCATTCTTCAGTTGAAAAGATAGACATTTGTGAAATTGACAAGATGGTTGTTGAT gtCTCCAAACAATACTTCCCTGATGTAGCTGTTGGGTATGATGATCCTCGTGTGACACTTCATATTGGTGATG GAGTTGCATTTTTGAAGGAAGTTCCAGAAGGAACTTATGATGCTGTTATAGTGGATTCATCCGACCCTATTG GTCCTGCTCAGGAGCTTTTTGAAAAGCCCTTCTTTGCGTCAGTTGCAAAGGCTCTTTGTCCCGGTGGAGTTGTGTGTACTCAGGCAGAAAGCATTTGGCTTCATATGGATATAATTGAGGACATTGTGGCCAATTGTCGCCAGATTTTTAAAGGCTCTGTCAACTATGCTTGGACTACTGTTCCTACATACCCAAG tGGGATGATTGGTTTTATGCTTTGCTCAACTGAGGGACCACCTGTTGATTTCAAGCATCCAGTTAATCCCATAGATGAAAATGAGAGTCAGAAGTCAGTAAGACCACTGAAATTTTACAACTCTGAG ATTCATACAGCAGCTTTCTGTTTGCCGTCATTTGCAAAGAGGAAGATTAGTTCTAAAgcaaattaa
- the LOC100812978 gene encoding spermidine synthase 1 isoform X2 — MVFQSSTYGKVLVLDGVIQLTERDECAYQEMITHLPLCSIPNPKKVLVIGGGDGGVIREVARHSSVEKIDICEIDKMVVDVSKQYFPDVAVGYDDPRVTLHIGDGVAFLKEVPEGTYDAVIVDSSDPIGPAQELFEKPFFASVAKALCPGGVVCTQAESIWLHMDIIEDIVANCRQIFKGSVNYAWTTVPTYPSGMIGFMLCSTEGPPVDFKHPVNPIDENESQKSVRPLKFYNSEIHTAAFCLPSFAKRKISSKAN, encoded by the exons ATGGTCTTCCAG TCATCAACATATGGCAAGGTTCTTGTTTTGGATGGAGTAATTCAGCTAACAGAAAGGGATGAATGTGCCTACCAAGAAATGATCACTCATCTTCCTCTTTGCTCTATTCCAAACCCTAAAAAG GTTTTGGTTATCGGTGGAGGTGATGGAGGGGTCATACGAGAAGTAGCACGCCATTCTTCAGTTGAAAAGATAGACATTTGTGAAATTGACAAGATGGTTGTTGAT gtCTCCAAACAATACTTCCCTGATGTAGCTGTTGGGTATGATGATCCTCGTGTGACACTTCATATTGGTGATG GAGTTGCATTTTTGAAGGAAGTTCCAGAAGGAACTTATGATGCTGTTATAGTGGATTCATCCGACCCTATTG GTCCTGCTCAGGAGCTTTTTGAAAAGCCCTTCTTTGCGTCAGTTGCAAAGGCTCTTTGTCCCGGTGGAGTTGTGTGTACTCAGGCAGAAAGCATTTGGCTTCATATGGATATAATTGAGGACATTGTGGCCAATTGTCGCCAGATTTTTAAAGGCTCTGTCAACTATGCTTGGACTACTGTTCCTACATACCCAAG tGGGATGATTGGTTTTATGCTTTGCTCAACTGAGGGACCACCTGTTGATTTCAAGCATCCAGTTAATCCCATAGATGAAAATGAGAGTCAGAAGTCAGTAAGACCACTGAAATTTTACAACTCTGAG ATTCATACAGCAGCTTTCTGTTTGCCGTCATTTGCAAAGAGGAAGATTAGTTCTAAAgcaaattaa